In a single window of the Hoyosella subflava DQS3-9A1 genome:
- the hypB gene encoding hydrogenase nickel incorporation protein HypB, which translates to MCSTCGCGNADGPMISVPHQRHHEHSDDHGHGHGHGHGHGPGEHTHDHVHSAGTAVRSDPQESEETIVLEQKVLAKNDLLADHNRVHMAQHGIVAINLMSSPGAGKTTLLERTIRSTNHRVAVIEGDQETLLDADRIAATGARVVQVNTGAGCHLDASMLQRALDQLLAEDNTLLLIENVGNLVCPALFDLGEQMKVVIISVTEGDDKPLKYPHIFAAADLVVVNKTDLLPYVDFDMAVCERNAHSVNPDVRIIALSARSGEGLETWLSELDRVMPVVA; encoded by the coding sequence ATGTGTTCAACATGCGGATGCGGCAATGCTGACGGGCCGATGATTTCGGTACCCCACCAGCGCCACCATGAGCACAGCGATGACCACGGCCACGGCCACGGCCACGGCCACGGCCACGGACCGGGTGAGCACACCCACGACCACGTGCACTCGGCCGGGACGGCAGTCCGGTCCGACCCGCAAGAATCGGAAGAAACGATCGTCCTCGAACAAAAGGTACTCGCCAAGAACGACCTGCTTGCGGACCACAACCGCGTACACATGGCCCAGCACGGCATCGTCGCCATCAACCTGATGAGCTCTCCTGGAGCGGGTAAAACGACTTTGCTGGAACGAACAATTCGCAGCACGAACCATCGGGTGGCGGTGATCGAGGGCGATCAGGAGACCCTCCTGGACGCGGACCGGATTGCGGCGACGGGCGCGCGCGTCGTCCAGGTCAATACGGGAGCAGGTTGCCACCTTGATGCCTCCATGCTGCAGCGCGCGCTCGATCAGCTGTTGGCTGAGGACAACACGTTGCTGTTGATCGAAAATGTGGGAAACCTCGTGTGCCCCGCACTATTCGATCTGGGGGAGCAGATGAAAGTGGTCATCATCTCGGTAACTGAGGGGGACGACAAGCCCCTGAAGTATCCGCATATCTTTGCGGCTGCCGACCTGGTCGTGGTCAACAAGACCGACCTTCTGCCCTACGTGGACTTCGATATGGCGGTGTGTGAAAGAAACGCGCATTCCGTCAATCCCGATGTCCGGATTATCGCGCTCTCCGCTCGCAGTGGCGAAGGCCTGGAGACATGGCTCAGCGAACTCGATCGTGTCATGCCAGTTGTTGCCTAA
- a CDS encoding cupin domain-containing protein encodes MKLVRAWQATVTAAVGVVLMPAIASATPSSGVQSELLGTIDVPVSLPSAPAGGTDVTFRRIEIAPGGYTGWHWHEGPVYALVAGGTLTRVLADCTEVVSPTGAVVEEVVGRSQRHNGVNQGDVPTVLFVAYLMPSGQPLSVDAEASDCT; translated from the coding sequence ATGAAACTCGTGCGCGCATGGCAGGCAACTGTGACTGCCGCTGTCGGTGTTGTGCTCATGCCGGCGATCGCCTCGGCGACTCCGTCATCTGGAGTGCAGTCAGAACTGCTCGGCACGATTGATGTGCCCGTCAGTCTCCCCAGTGCGCCAGCAGGTGGCACGGATGTAACGTTTCGCCGTATCGAGATTGCGCCCGGCGGATACACGGGCTGGCACTGGCATGAGGGTCCCGTGTATGCGCTTGTCGCAGGCGGGACACTGACTCGCGTGCTGGCGGATTGCACGGAAGTCGTCTCACCGACCGGGGCCGTGGTCGAAGAAGTGGTCGGACGAAGTCAGCGGCACAACGGCGTCAACCAGGGTGACGTGCCCACAGTCCTTTTCGTCGCTTATCTGATGCCGTCGGGCCAGCCACTTTCCGTTGACGCGGAGGCGTCCGACTGCACGTGA
- a CDS encoding NADH-quinone oxidoreductase subunit B family protein: MSDTAATAEETLIHVLWINAGLSCDGDSVALTAATQPTIEEIALGALPGLPKIAVHWPLIDFECGPEGGADDFLEWFRKADRGELEPFVLVVEGSIPNEKIHDSDGYWCGFGNNPDGQPITTSEWLDRLTPKATAVVAVGTCATYGGIHAMAGNPTGAMGVPDYLGWDWKSKAGLPIVCVPGCPIQPDNLSETLTYLLYQATGQAPMIPLDEALRPTWLFGATVHEGCDRAGYYEEADFATEYGSPKCIVKLGCWGPVVKCNVPKRGWINGVGGCPNVGGICIGCTMPGFPDKFMPFMDEPPGGKLSTTAVGVYGSVIRSLRKITGHTVDREPAWRTPSQSLTTGATRTW; encoded by the coding sequence ATGTCTGACACGGCGGCTACAGCAGAAGAGACTTTGATCCACGTTCTGTGGATCAACGCCGGATTGAGTTGCGACGGAGACTCGGTAGCGCTTACGGCAGCTACCCAGCCAACGATCGAAGAAATCGCACTCGGCGCCTTACCGGGACTCCCCAAGATAGCTGTGCACTGGCCGCTCATCGATTTCGAATGTGGACCCGAAGGGGGAGCTGACGACTTCCTCGAGTGGTTCCGCAAAGCTGACCGCGGCGAACTCGAACCTTTCGTTCTTGTGGTCGAGGGATCAATACCCAATGAGAAGATCCACGACAGCGACGGATACTGGTGCGGATTCGGCAACAATCCCGATGGTCAGCCGATAACGACGAGCGAATGGCTGGACCGTCTCACCCCGAAAGCAACAGCGGTGGTAGCGGTCGGCACGTGCGCGACATACGGCGGTATTCACGCCATGGCAGGCAACCCCACTGGGGCGATGGGCGTCCCCGACTACCTGGGCTGGGACTGGAAATCTAAAGCTGGACTGCCAATTGTGTGCGTGCCGGGCTGTCCGATCCAGCCGGACAACCTCTCGGAAACACTCACCTACCTGCTGTACCAGGCAACAGGCCAGGCCCCGATGATTCCCCTGGACGAGGCATTGCGGCCGACCTGGCTTTTCGGTGCGACGGTGCACGAAGGATGTGACCGCGCGGGCTACTACGAAGAGGCGGACTTCGCTACCGAGTACGGCTCCCCGAAGTGCATTGTCAAACTCGGATGCTGGGGCCCCGTCGTCAAATGCAATGTTCCCAAACGTGGCTGGATCAACGGAGTCGGTGGCTGCCCCAACGTAGGCGGAATCTGCATCGGCTGCACCATGCCAGGTTTCCCGGACAAGTTCATGCCGTTCATGGATGAACCTCCAGGCGGCAAGCTCTCCACCACAGCGGTAGGAGTGTACGGATCGGTCATCCGCAGCCTGCGAAAAATCACCGGACACACAGTCGATCGTGAACCTGCCTGGCGTACACCGAGCCAGTCCCTTACGACCGGCGCCACCCGCACTTGGTAG